A single window of Nocardia sp. NBC_01327 DNA harbors:
- a CDS encoding FAD-dependent monooxygenase encodes MVSIPLLPTQTDVLIVGAGPAGLTLAASLRQLGVDHVLIDRVTEVQPGSKAAAVQPRTLEYLERLEVSARLVQAGERGRGFRLHDRDRTLLRAGYDDLPTPYPFVLLISQQTTEAHLLRRLNELGGEVHRGHKFLGAATDFPGMVATVAGPDGVLRAISARYIVGCDGVHSAVRATAGIDFPGAAHEQRFAIADVRLSLDGDNAKSDTTFYLSANGMLLLSPLAGGLHRMVASAPSAAPPTPGDLERLLAERGSRSSAARVIEVVAASTYRVQERVAASFRAGNVFLVGDAAHTHSPAGAQGMNTGIQDAGNLAWKLHAVLTGLAPVELLDSYHRERHPVATGMVSFTSQFATLANLRDSVAGDLRNRVLAAAAATPGVTDWITTKLAQLDIAYTDEPDRGSPRIGGRVSPLTVPGTDLNWTLALPGDSGPASAHPVQHGVVTVQYVAGLDKALLVRPDGYLAADHVPTSADAVLHDLSSYLPSDNTTASESHFRRS; translated from the coding sequence ATGGTATCCATTCCGCTGCTTCCCACCCAGACCGACGTGCTGATCGTCGGCGCCGGACCGGCAGGACTGACACTCGCGGCAAGCCTGCGCCAGCTGGGCGTGGACCATGTCCTGATCGACCGCGTCACCGAGGTTCAGCCCGGCAGTAAAGCGGCGGCCGTGCAGCCCCGCACTTTGGAATATCTCGAACGGCTCGAGGTCAGTGCGCGATTGGTCCAGGCCGGGGAGCGTGGGCGGGGGTTTCGGTTGCACGATCGCGACAGGACCTTGCTGCGGGCCGGCTACGACGACCTGCCGACGCCGTACCCCTTCGTGCTGCTGATCTCCCAGCAGACCACCGAGGCGCATCTGCTGCGGCGCTTGAACGAGTTGGGCGGTGAGGTGCATCGCGGTCACAAATTCCTCGGCGCGGCCACCGATTTCCCGGGGATGGTCGCGACCGTCGCGGGCCCCGACGGCGTGCTGCGCGCGATATCCGCGCGCTATATCGTCGGCTGCGACGGCGTCCACAGTGCGGTCCGGGCGACAGCCGGAATCGATTTCCCCGGTGCGGCGCACGAGCAGCGATTCGCTATTGCCGATGTTCGGCTGAGTCTCGATGGCGACAACGCCAAGTCCGACACCACGTTCTACCTTTCCGCCAACGGCATGCTGCTGCTGTCACCGCTCGCCGGCGGCCTGCATCGCATGGTGGCCTCGGCGCCCAGCGCGGCGCCCCCGACACCCGGTGATCTCGAACGCCTTCTCGCCGAGCGTGGTTCGCGTTCCAGCGCGGCCCGCGTGATCGAGGTGGTGGCCGCATCGACCTACCGCGTGCAGGAACGGGTGGCGGCTTCTTTCCGGGCCGGAAATGTCTTCCTGGTCGGCGACGCCGCACACACCCACAGCCCGGCGGGAGCTCAGGGCATGAATACCGGCATTCAGGACGCCGGAAATCTGGCATGGAAACTGCATGCGGTACTGACGGGGCTCGCACCGGTCGAACTGCTGGACAGCTATCACCGCGAGCGGCACCCGGTCGCGACCGGAATGGTCTCCTTCACAAGCCAATTCGCCACACTGGCAAATCTGCGCGACTCGGTCGCAGGCGATCTCCGCAATCGAGTCCTGGCCGCGGCCGCCGCCACACCGGGCGTCACCGACTGGATCACCACCAAACTCGCTCAGCTCGATATCGCCTATACCGATGAGCCCGACCGCGGATCACCCCGTATCGGCGGGCGGGTCTCGCCACTGACCGTGCCCGGTACTGATCTGAACTGGACCCTTGCACTGCCCGGCGACAGTGGGCCGGCCTCGGCGCACCCCGTCCAGCACGGGGTGGTGACCGTTCAGTACGTGGCCGGGCTCGACAAGGCACTGCTTGTCCGGCCGGACGGATATCTGGCCGCGGACCACGTTCCGACCAGTGCCGACGCTGTGCTGCACGACCTTTCGAGCTACCTCCCGTCCGATAACACCACCGCGTCCGAATCACACTTCCGACGGAGTTGA
- a CDS encoding ABC transporter permease, which translates to MGIPVDLWSYIRGREGFLAFLTYQHASLAFQTVLVGTVVAVLIAVAVYRLPLLSALTLTSSRVALTIPSLALLALLLVPFGLGVVPSFVMLAFFAALPVIGNAIVGLRSVPASVIESAQGIGFSRWRILLTVELPIAWPVILTGIRVSTQMIVGVAAIVAYVLGPGLGSLIFNGLSRLGGANALEMALTGTLLIVFIALVFDALLVLLGRLTIAKGLS; encoded by the coding sequence ATGGGAATCCCCGTGGACTTATGGAGCTATATCCGAGGGCGGGAAGGATTTCTGGCGTTCCTCACGTATCAGCATGCGTCCCTGGCATTTCAGACGGTTCTGGTCGGGACCGTGGTCGCGGTCCTCATCGCGGTGGCGGTCTACCGGCTCCCGCTGCTGTCGGCGCTCACGCTGACATCGAGCCGGGTCGCGCTGACCATTCCCTCGCTCGCCCTGCTGGCGCTGTTGCTGGTTCCGTTCGGACTGGGCGTGGTTCCCTCGTTCGTCATGCTGGCGTTCTTCGCCGCCCTGCCGGTCATCGGTAATGCGATCGTGGGTTTGCGCTCGGTTCCCGCCTCGGTCATCGAATCCGCGCAGGGCATCGGCTTTTCGCGCTGGCGCATTCTGCTGACCGTCGAATTGCCGATTGCCTGGCCGGTGATTCTCACCGGCATCCGGGTCTCCACGCAGATGATCGTCGGTGTCGCGGCCATCGTCGCCTATGTCCTGGGACCGGGCCTCGGATCCCTGATTTTCAATGGCCTGTCCCGGCTCGGCGGTGCGAATGCCCTCGAAATGGCGCTCACGGGCACTCTTCTCATCGTTTTCATCGCACTGGTATTCGATGCGCTCCTCGTCCTGCTCGGCCGCCTCACCATCGCAAAGGGACTGTCATGA
- a CDS encoding ATP-binding protein: protein MVLSDSETAAARIVELLGSARSGLGSAAVLRGDPGIGKSALLGYAVERAEGFKVMRCRGRNGETGVSGVRELFEQVQDPLEILAEPHAEILGRALTLGRQAVDPYLVGISMVTLLGALARERPLLVVADDVQWLDLSTVEYLAFAARRLTSAPIALLLAHEDPIGPMLRGLPHIHLTEPIELPVPAAEPTAPARAYESPAPVKSRAGRRSA from the coding sequence ATGGTGTTGTCCGACAGTGAAACAGCGGCCGCGCGGATCGTCGAACTGCTCGGGTCGGCCCGATCCGGCCTCGGTTCCGCTGCAGTCCTGCGGGGCGATCCGGGTATCGGCAAGTCTGCGCTACTCGGTTATGCGGTCGAGCGGGCCGAAGGCTTCAAGGTCATGCGGTGCCGGGGCAGGAATGGGGAGACCGGCGTCTCGGGTGTGCGCGAACTCTTCGAGCAGGTGCAGGATCCCCTCGAAATCCTGGCGGAACCGCACGCCGAGATACTCGGTCGTGCACTCACGCTGGGTAGGCAGGCGGTGGACCCGTATCTGGTCGGCATCTCCATGGTGACACTGCTCGGCGCACTCGCGCGTGAACGCCCACTGCTGGTCGTCGCCGATGATGTGCAGTGGCTGGATCTTTCGACGGTGGAGTACCTGGCCTTCGCCGCGCGCCGGCTCACCTCCGCCCCGATTGCCCTACTGCTGGCACACGAGGACCCGATCGGCCCCATGCTGCGCGGGCTTCCGCACATCCATCTGACCGAGCCCATCGAACTCCCTGTCCCCGCAGCCGAGCCGACTGCGCCGGCGCGGGCATACGAGTCCCCCGCGCCGGTAAAGTCTCGTGCCGGCCGCCGGTCGGCGTGA
- a CDS encoding cupin domain-containing protein, with amino-acid sequence MEISEFPGYEWIDSADAPVREVFPGIRARPLWSGVNGAKAHVLEMDPGTRWEGIDLHEPGPEEVFVVSGVFNDGFRDYPAGSFIHAPAGSSHIPQSTTGCTLFLFYPEG; translated from the coding sequence ATGGAGATCAGTGAATTTCCCGGATATGAATGGATCGACTCGGCGGATGCGCCGGTGCGGGAAGTGTTTCCGGGAATCCGGGCGCGGCCGCTGTGGTCCGGCGTGAACGGCGCCAAGGCGCATGTGCTGGAGATGGACCCCGGTACCCGCTGGGAGGGGATCGACCTGCACGAGCCTGGGCCGGAGGAGGTATTCGTCGTTTCCGGCGTTTTCAACGACGGTTTCCGCGATTACCCGGCCGGATCGTTCATTCACGCTCCGGCCGGTTCGTCTCATATCCCGCAATCCACTACCGGCTGTACGTTGTTCCTGTTCTACCCCGAAGGCTGA
- a CDS encoding nuclear transport factor 2 family protein codes for MSRAIENLIAAYAELVDGGDFAGLGALLADASFGSSGGSVSGAEAIEAMFRGTVIVYEDGTPRTKHVTTNLAIEVDEAAGTAGCRSYFTVLQALPELPLQPIASGRYHDSFARRDGRWRFVERRVFVDLVGDVSRHLYPRGGQAVGGE; via the coding sequence ATGAGCAGAGCTATCGAGAATCTGATCGCCGCATATGCCGAGCTGGTGGACGGCGGCGACTTCGCGGGGCTGGGCGCCCTGCTCGCCGATGCGAGCTTCGGCAGCAGTGGGGGATCGGTCAGTGGGGCCGAGGCGATCGAGGCGATGTTCCGCGGCACGGTGATCGTTTATGAGGACGGCACGCCGCGCACCAAGCACGTCACCACCAATCTCGCGATTGAGGTGGACGAGGCTGCGGGTACGGCTGGGTGCCGGAGTTACTTCACGGTGCTGCAGGCGTTGCCCGAATTGCCTTTGCAGCCCATCGCAAGTGGTCGCTACCACGACAGTTTCGCTCGGCGTGACGGGCGGTGGCGGTTTGTTGAGCGGCGGGTGTTTGTCGATCTTGTGGGTGATGTCAGCAGGCATCTGTACCCGCGCGGGGGTCAGGCGGTGGGTGGGGAGTAG
- a CDS encoding glucose 1-dehydrogenase — translation MSGRLSGRVALISGAASGMGASHARAFIAEGAAVMIGDITDEPGERLADELGDRAAFIHLDVTRSEDWTAAVAETVRRFGKLNVLVNNAGIFDGGPLGEYTEKQWQTVISINLTGPFLGLTAARDALVAARPAAVVNISSAAGIQGVAGVHAYTASKFGVRGLTKSAALELAPHGVRVNSVHPGGILTPMLGATGEVTVDRASNPLARLGVPEEVTPLVVFLASEESSYCNGAEYVVDGGMTAGRP, via the coding sequence ATGAGTGGCCGACTGTCCGGCCGAGTCGCGCTGATCAGCGGCGCGGCATCGGGAATGGGCGCATCACACGCCCGCGCCTTCATCGCCGAGGGCGCCGCCGTCATGATCGGCGATATCACCGATGAGCCGGGGGAGCGGCTGGCCGACGAGCTCGGCGACCGGGCCGCCTTCATTCATCTGGATGTCACGCGCTCCGAGGACTGGACGGCCGCGGTGGCCGAAACCGTCCGGCGCTTCGGCAAACTCAATGTCCTGGTCAACAATGCCGGCATCTTCGACGGCGGCCCGCTCGGTGAGTACACCGAAAAGCAATGGCAGACAGTTATTTCCATCAATCTGACCGGGCCTTTCCTCGGCCTCACCGCCGCCCGCGACGCACTGGTGGCGGCACGTCCGGCCGCCGTCGTGAACATCTCCTCGGCCGCCGGAATTCAGGGCGTCGCCGGCGTACACGCCTACACCGCATCCAAATTCGGCGTCCGCGGCCTGACCAAGTCGGCGGCCCTGGAGCTGGCTCCCCACGGTGTCCGCGTCAATTCCGTGCATCCGGGCGGCATCCTCACCCCGATGCTCGGCGCGACCGGCGAGGTCACCGTCGACCGCGCCTCGAATCCGCTTGCCAGACTAGGCGTTCCCGAAGAGGTGACCCCGCTCGTCGTCTTCCTCGCCAGCGAGGAATCCAGCTACTGCAATGGTGCGGAGTACGTCGTCGACGGCGGTATGACCGCCGGTCGCCCCTAA
- a CDS encoding TauD/TfdA dioxygenase family protein — protein sequence MSVDYISDTATAVRVVKLGAHIGAQIDGVRLGGDLDAETVATLRAALSEHKVIFFRGQHHLTEDGQYEFAQLLGTPTTPHPTLSAGAKSLAIDSQHGRSNTWHTDVTFVDRVPKASILRAVALPSYGGSTTWASTVAAYNALPEPLKRLAESLRARHTNLYDYAAEDRPDENFRAYRREFESTYFETEHPVVHVHPETGERALLLGCFVKELVGVSRSESQALFRLFQDRVTRLEHTARWNWSLGDVAIWDNHATQHYAVDDYDGAEHRRLTRITLAGDIPVGIDGVPSTVIAGSAESYSTVDRLRGAA from the coding sequence ATGAGCGTCGATTACATCAGTGACACCGCGACCGCCGTGCGGGTGGTCAAGCTGGGCGCCCACATCGGTGCGCAGATCGACGGGGTTCGGCTCGGTGGTGACCTGGACGCGGAGACGGTGGCCACGCTGCGCGCGGCGCTCAGTGAGCACAAGGTGATCTTCTTCCGTGGGCAGCACCACCTCACGGAGGATGGGCAGTACGAGTTCGCGCAGTTGCTCGGGACTCCGACGACTCCGCATCCGACGCTCAGCGCGGGTGCGAAGAGTTTGGCCATCGATTCCCAGCACGGCCGGTCGAATACCTGGCATACCGATGTCACCTTCGTCGATCGGGTGCCGAAGGCGTCGATCCTGCGGGCGGTGGCGCTGCCCAGCTATGGCGGCTCGACCACCTGGGCCTCGACTGTCGCCGCGTACAACGCGCTGCCGGAACCGCTCAAGCGGCTGGCCGAGAGTCTGCGTGCGCGGCACACCAATCTGTACGACTACGCCGCCGAGGACCGGCCGGACGAGAACTTCCGGGCCTACCGCCGCGAATTCGAATCCACCTATTTCGAGACCGAGCATCCGGTGGTGCACGTGCACCCGGAGACCGGTGAACGCGCCCTGCTGCTGGGCTGCTTCGTGAAAGAGCTTGTCGGCGTATCCAGGAGCGAGTCGCAGGCGCTGTTCCGCCTGTTCCAGGACCGGGTGACCCGGCTCGAGCACACCGCACGCTGGAATTGGTCGCTGGGCGATGTCGCCATCTGGGACAACCACGCCACCCAGCACTATGCCGTCGACGATTACGACGGCGCCGAGCACCGCAGGCTCACCCGCATCACGCTGGCCGGTGACATTCCCGTCGGCATCGACGGTGTGCCGAGCACCGTCATCGCAGGTAGCGCCGAGTCCTATTCGACCGTCGATCGGCTGCGGGGCGCGGCATAA
- a CDS encoding alpha/beta hydrolase — MTIKPTIVLVHGFWGGAAHWAKVIVELDKRGYRSLFAVENPLTSLADDAERTRKMVEQVDGPVVLVGHSYGGAVITEAGDLPNVAGLVYIAAFAPDAGESPGQITEELPPEAAANLAPDSDGYLWVKQDKFHESFCQDLSAEEALVMAVTQKAPLATTFGDNVTAPAWKAKPTWYQVSTADRMINPDNERRMAERMNPRKIIELDAGHASLASQPGPVTDLIDEAARELA, encoded by the coding sequence ATGACGATCAAGCCGACAATCGTACTGGTGCACGGCTTTTGGGGTGGCGCGGCGCACTGGGCGAAGGTCATCGTCGAACTCGACAAGCGGGGCTATCGATCGCTCTTCGCGGTGGAGAACCCGCTGACCTCCCTGGCCGACGACGCCGAGCGGACCCGCAAGATGGTCGAGCAGGTCGACGGGCCGGTGGTGCTGGTCGGCCATTCCTACGGCGGCGCGGTGATCACCGAGGCCGGTGACCTGCCCAATGTGGCCGGTCTGGTCTATATCGCGGCCTTCGCGCCCGACGCCGGAGAGAGCCCCGGGCAGATCACCGAAGAACTGCCTCCGGAGGCGGCCGCGAACCTCGCGCCCGACTCCGACGGCTATCTGTGGGTCAAGCAGGACAAATTCCACGAGAGCTTCTGTCAGGACCTCTCGGCCGAAGAAGCCCTGGTCATGGCCGTCACCCAGAAGGCGCCCCTGGCAACCACTTTCGGCGACAATGTCACCGCACCCGCCTGGAAGGCGAAGCCGACCTGGTATCAGGTCTCGACCGCCGATCGAATGATCAACCCCGACAACGAACGTCGCATGGCCGAGCGGATGAATCCGCGCAAGATCATCGAACTGGACGCCGGCCACGCCTCCCTGGCTTCGCAGCCCGGCCCGGTGACCGACCTGATCGATGAGGCGGCGCGCGAGCTCGCCTGA
- a CDS encoding WhiB family transcriptional regulator → MQQTISKALTTHDTLTEGVEMKQQPMIARSLFNLDELGPQSWREQALCAQTDPDAFFPEVGGSGRTGKRICEGCEVRKQCLDYALAHDQRFGIWGGMTDAERRRYSQQRRVGASTAPHIAPEPPLIRVDQDHRAPR, encoded by the coding sequence ATGCAGCAGACGATTTCAAAGGCTCTGACGACACACGACACGTTGACCGAAGGCGTTGAGATGAAGCAGCAACCGATGATTGCGCGATCACTGTTCAATCTGGACGAGCTCGGCCCCCAGAGCTGGCGCGAACAAGCCCTGTGCGCACAAACCGATCCGGACGCATTCTTTCCCGAGGTGGGCGGTTCCGGCCGCACAGGCAAACGCATATGCGAGGGCTGCGAGGTGCGTAAGCAGTGCCTCGACTACGCGCTGGCACATGACCAGCGTTTCGGAATATGGGGTGGAATGACGGACGCTGAGCGCCGCCGCTACTCGCAGCAACGCCGGGTCGGGGCCTCGACGGCGCCGCATATCGCCCCCGAGCCGCCGCTCATCCGAGTGGATCAGGACCATCGAGCACCGCGCTGA
- a CDS encoding nuclear transport factor 2 family protein: MVAITEKQVDAWVGRYVRAWKTSDPEDIAALFTEEAEYHEWPYATSWIGRAAIVDGWLSREAWQEGGWEFEWSVLAVNGDTAAIGGTGVYRKLGTFANLWTVTFGEKTRCSVFRMWNNER; the protein is encoded by the coding sequence ATGGTCGCGATTACCGAGAAGCAGGTGGACGCGTGGGTCGGGCGGTATGTGCGGGCATGGAAGACATCCGATCCGGAGGACATTGCCGCGCTGTTCACGGAGGAGGCCGAGTATCACGAATGGCCTTATGCGACTTCGTGGATCGGGCGGGCGGCCATCGTCGATGGGTGGTTGAGTCGGGAGGCGTGGCAGGAGGGTGGGTGGGAGTTCGAGTGGTCGGTGCTGGCCGTTAATGGGGATACGGCCGCGATCGGGGGGACGGGGGTTTATCGCAAGCTGGGGACGTTCGCTAATTTGTGGACGGTGACCTTCGGTGAGAAGACCCGCTGTTCGGTGTTCCGGATGTGGAACAACGAGCGGTGA
- a CDS encoding SDR family NAD(P)-dependent oxidoreductase: protein MSISRVTTPFGAQTTASEVIAGLDLTGYRAIVTGGGSGIGVETARALAGAHAEVTLAVRNIEAAKAVAEEIIGDTGNDKIRIEPLDLADQASIAAFAAAWQGPLHILVDNAGIMATPDLRTPQGWEMQFATNHLGHFALTGALHDSLAAAGTARVVVVSSVGHLNGQIVFDDIHFQRRPYDPWEAYGQSKTANILFAVEAARRWADDGITVNSLNPGRIPATNLSRHMGAVQNAPASFEPDSTAVSWKTPAQGAATSVLLATSPLLEGVSGRYFEDCNEAEPHQPGIRRGVASYALDAGNAERLWQVSLDLLAGR, encoded by the coding sequence ATGAGTATCAGTCGCGTCACCACTCCGTTCGGTGCGCAGACCACCGCGTCGGAAGTCATTGCGGGCCTGGACCTTACGGGCTATCGAGCGATTGTCACCGGCGGTGGGTCCGGGATCGGTGTCGAGACGGCCCGTGCCCTCGCCGGCGCGCACGCGGAGGTGACCCTGGCCGTGCGCAATATCGAAGCCGCGAAGGCAGTCGCCGAGGAGATCATCGGCGACACCGGAAATGACAAGATCCGAATCGAACCACTCGACCTCGCGGACCAGGCATCGATCGCGGCGTTCGCCGCAGCCTGGCAGGGGCCACTGCATATCCTCGTCGACAATGCGGGCATCATGGCCACCCCGGACCTGCGAACCCCGCAGGGCTGGGAAATGCAGTTCGCCACAAACCATCTCGGCCATTTCGCGCTGACCGGTGCTCTGCACGATTCGCTGGCGGCGGCGGGCACGGCGCGAGTGGTCGTGGTGAGCTCGGTCGGTCATCTGAACGGGCAGATCGTGTTCGACGACATCCACTTCCAGCGCCGCCCCTATGACCCGTGGGAGGCGTACGGGCAGTCCAAAACGGCCAATATCCTGTTCGCGGTCGAGGCCGCGCGGCGGTGGGCCGACGACGGGATCACCGTGAACTCCCTGAACCCGGGCAGAATCCCGGCCACGAATCTGAGCAGGCATATGGGCGCGGTGCAGAACGCGCCCGCCTCGTTCGAGCCAGACAGCACCGCGGTCTCGTGGAAGACCCCAGCGCAGGGTGCGGCCACCTCGGTCCTGCTGGCCACCTCGCCGCTGCTCGAGGGGGTGAGCGGTCGCTACTTCGAGGACTGCAACGAGGCTGAACCACATCAGCCCGGCATTCGCCGCGGTGTGGCGTCCTATGCACTCGACGCTGGCAATGCCGAACGGCTGTGGCAGGTCTCGCTCGACCTGCTTGCCGGGCGGTAG
- a CDS encoding TetR/AcrR family transcriptional regulator: MPRISEELWAERRRHVLISAWGCFARDGFHAASMDQIIGATGLSSSAVYRYFRSKDELIDATAEEALVLIGSLFDRLLAAEPIPTPDETVAVLVEDLHSRGEQEGYDLSQLAMQAWTEALRRPHLHELVNAYYRSTRANFAELARRWQAAGYLAPDADIDAVAALLTTLMPGLIVLEHLGDGSSAQQLIAGISGFASASSLRDGARDRNPV, translated from the coding sequence ATGCCGCGCATCAGTGAGGAACTTTGGGCCGAACGGCGTCGTCATGTGTTGATTAGTGCTTGGGGCTGTTTCGCGCGGGATGGGTTCCATGCGGCGTCGATGGATCAGATTATTGGTGCGACCGGGTTGTCCTCGAGTGCTGTGTACCGGTACTTCCGTAGCAAGGACGAACTCATTGACGCTACGGCGGAGGAAGCGCTCGTGCTGATCGGGAGTCTGTTCGATCGATTGCTGGCCGCTGAGCCGATACCGACCCCGGACGAGACGGTTGCCGTGCTGGTGGAGGACCTGCACAGCAGGGGGGAGCAGGAAGGGTATGACCTCTCGCAATTGGCTATGCAGGCGTGGACCGAGGCGCTTCGGCGGCCGCACCTGCATGAGCTGGTCAACGCCTACTATCGCTCCACCCGGGCGAACTTCGCCGAGCTCGCCCGGCGGTGGCAGGCTGCCGGATACCTTGCGCCGGATGCCGATATCGACGCTGTGGCAGCGTTATTGACGACGCTGATGCCGGGTCTGATCGTTCTGGAACACCTCGGTGACGGCTCCTCGGCGCAGCAATTGATCGCCGGCATAAGCGGTTTCGCCTCGGCCTCGTCGCTTCGAGACGGGGCTCGCGACCGAAATCCGGTGTGA
- a CDS encoding TOBE domain-containing protein: MRLSTRNQLDGTVTSITRGEAMAVVKIRLNGGDEITSSITRDAVDDLGLADGTPVKVLIKSTEVTLGIE, from the coding sequence ATGCGACTGAGCACCCGTAACCAACTCGACGGCACCGTCACCTCGATCACGCGCGGGGAGGCGATGGCTGTTGTGAAGATCCGGCTCAATGGCGGGGACGAGATCACCTCCTCGATCACCCGGGATGCCGTTGACGATCTCGGCCTGGCCGACGGCACTCCCGTCAAGGTCCTGATCAAGTCGACCGAAGTCACCCTCGGCATCGAGTAG
- a CDS encoding TetR/AcrR family transcriptional regulator, translating into MPPAGSRPLRADAQLNHDRVLEAAAQAFAREGTQASLKAIAKDAGVGIGTLYRRFPTRETLVEATYRNEVTRLCDSALDLLSNVPAPQALRTWMDHFIDFMATKNAMADALRTLLVSEADIMHTRALLTDALAELLTAGAADKTIRSDINPTDVLMSLGGITLIAGELDQRDLARRLLDLLMDGLRYSPPTA; encoded by the coding sequence ATGCCCCCCGCAGGATCCCGCCCCCTGCGCGCCGACGCGCAGCTCAATCACGACCGCGTACTCGAAGCGGCCGCACAGGCCTTCGCCCGCGAGGGCACCCAGGCCTCACTCAAAGCGATCGCCAAGGACGCGGGCGTCGGCATCGGCACCCTGTATCGCCGCTTCCCCACCCGCGAGACCCTGGTCGAAGCGACCTACCGCAACGAAGTCACCAGACTGTGCGACTCCGCTCTCGACCTACTGTCGAATGTTCCCGCCCCCCAGGCACTCCGAACCTGGATGGACCATTTCATCGACTTCATGGCCACCAAGAACGCGATGGCAGACGCCCTGCGCACCCTGCTCGTCTCGGAAGCCGACATCATGCACACCCGAGCACTACTCACCGACGCCCTGGCGGAACTCCTGACCGCCGGTGCCGCTGACAAGACCATCCGCTCGGACATCAACCCGACCGACGTCCTGATGAGCCTCGGCGGAATCACCCTCATCGCAGGCGAACTCGACCAACGCGACCTGGCCCGCCGCCTGCTGGACCTCCTGATGGACGGCCTGCGCTACTCCCCACCCACCGCCTGA
- a CDS encoding alpha/beta hydrolase: MAIFDAFTAVPLIEQRPLLLIVGTRAITSWMSVEAFQKALGPKEIHWIAGAGHVDLYDREQYLGPAIEKLTAHFTEYLAAAHPLVSTSEVPR, from the coding sequence ATGGCAATCTTCGACGCCTTCACCGCAGTCCCTCTGATCGAACAGCGCCCACTACTGCTGATCGTCGGCACCCGTGCGATCACCTCCTGGATGAGCGTGGAAGCGTTTCAGAAGGCCCTGGGCCCCAAAGAAATTCACTGGATTGCAGGAGCCGGCCACGTCGATTTATACGACCGCGAGCAATACCTCGGCCCGGCGATCGAGAAACTGACCGCCCACTTCACCGAGTACCTCGCCGCCGCACATCCGCTGGTGTCGACCTCGGAAGTTCCCCGATGA
- a CDS encoding antibiotic biosynthesis monooxygenase: protein MSAPANPVHSGIHHLKLPVTDLERSADWYRTVLGAHRLTELDHRRADGTLFAVILDVPGFPGRLELRLDPVTAKALNGYDLLTLSVTDRVAIDDWVARLNTLDIPHSPPIVALIGWLLVVPDPDGLRLRFYTTEPHRLGADAVEFDSPWLGAGVVAETASAAGESAVCAVARLTALPGYRDRVLARMRSLEDIIRQEDGCLAYLVHTENEHPNTIVVYESWADQAALDAHHKTAHMEQFARFARPLVDWPPQQDLLTPLT from the coding sequence ATGAGCGCCCCCGCGAACCCCGTACACAGCGGAATCCATCACCTGAAACTGCCCGTCACCGACCTCGAGCGCAGTGCCGACTGGTATCGCACCGTCCTCGGCGCGCATCGTCTGACCGAGCTCGATCACCGTCGCGCCGACGGCACACTCTTCGCCGTCATCCTCGATGTTCCCGGCTTCCCCGGCCGCCTGGAGCTACGGCTGGATCCGGTGACGGCCAAGGCTCTTAACGGTTATGACCTTCTCACCCTGTCCGTCACGGACAGAGTGGCGATCGACGACTGGGTTGCACGGCTCAATACCCTCGACATCCCGCATTCGCCCCCGATCGTCGCGCTGATCGGCTGGTTGCTGGTCGTTCCCGATCCCGACGGTCTCCGGCTGCGCTTCTACACCACCGAGCCCCACCGGTTGGGCGCCGATGCGGTGGAATTCGATTCACCCTGGCTCGGCGCAGGAGTTGTCGCCGAAACAGCGAGCGCCGCAGGCGAATCCGCCGTGTGCGCGGTCGCCCGGCTCACGGCGCTGCCCGGCTACCGAGACCGGGTACTCGCCCGGATGCGGTCACTGGAAGACATCATCCGGCAGGAGGACGGCTGCCTCGCCTACCTGGTACACACGGAAAACGAGCATCCGAACACGATCGTCGTCTACGAGTCGTGGGCCGATCAGGCCGCACTCGATGCGCACCACAAGACTGCCCATATGGAGCAGTTCGCCAGATTCGCTAGGCCGCTGGTGGATTGGCCTCCACAGCAGGATCTACTCACACCATTGACGTGA